Within the Burkholderia ubonensis genome, the region GTCGCCGTACACCATGATCGGCGCGAGGTCGAGCTGCAGCTTGTCGGCGAGCTTCAGCGCATCGAGCTTCTCGACGAACATCGGCACGTTCTTGTCGCCGAAGGTCTCGCCGATCTGCACGACGAGCTTGCGGCCGCGCCGCAGCGCCGCCGGCGTGTCGGGGTCGGCCTCCTCGCCGGCCTTCAGCCACGGCTCGCTCGGATGGCGCCGGCCGCGCGCGTCGCTGCCCATGTTCGGCGCGCCGCCGAAGCCGGCGATGCGCTCGGCCGTGACCGTCGACGAATGGCCGGACAGGTCGATCTGCAGCGTCGAGCCGATGAACATGTCGCACGCGTAGAGGCCGGCCGTCTGGCAAAACGCGCGATTCGAGCGCAGCGAGCCGTCGGGGCCCGTGAACCACACGTCGGAGCGCGCGCGGATGTAGTCGTCCATCCCGACTTCTGAGCCGAAACAGTGGATCTGCTCGACCCAGCCCGATTCGATCGCGGGAATCAGCGTCGGGTGCGGATTGAGCGCCCAGTGCGTGCCGACCTTGCCCTTCAGCCCGAGCTTCTCGCCGTAGGTCGGCAGCAGCAGCTCGATCGCCGCGGTGTTGAAGCCGATCCCGTGGTTCAGGCGCTTGATGCCGTACGGCTGGTAGATCCCCTTCAATGCGAGCATCGCGGTCAAGATCTGGGTCTCGGTGATCGCGGCCGGGTCGCGCGTGAACAGCGGCTCGACGTAGAACGGCCGCCCGGCCTCGACGACGAAATGCACGCGGTCGCCCGGGATGTCCACGCGCGGCACCTTGTCGACGATGCGGTCGACCTGCGCGATCACGATGCCGTCCTTGAATGCCGTGGCCTCGACGACGGTCGGCGTGTCCTCGGTGTTCGGGCCCGTGTACAGGTTGCCGTCGGC harbors:
- the mdcA gene encoding malonate decarboxylase subunit alpha; this encodes MTGWNHARLARDARVAAGAHLARGKRVDARDAVALLEAVLRPGDRVCLEGDNQKQADLLATALADVDSAKVHDLHMVQSGVVLPEHLDVFERGIAKRLDFAYSGPQSQRIAKLLFGGKIALGAVHTYLELFARYFIDLTPQVALIAAVSADADGNLYTGPNTEDTPTVVEATAFKDGIVIAQVDRIVDKVPRVDIPGDRVHFVVEAGRPFYVEPLFTRDPAAITETQILTAMLALKGIYQPYGIKRLNHGIGFNTAAIELLLPTYGEKLGLKGKVGTHWALNPHPTLIPAIESGWVEQIHCFGSEVGMDDYIRARSDVWFTGPDGSLRSNRAFCQTAGLYACDMFIGSTLQIDLSGHSSTVTAERIAGFGGAPNMGSDARGRRHPSEPWLKAGEEADPDTPAALRRGRKLVVQIGETFGDKNVPMFVEKLDALKLADKLQLDLAPIMVYGDDVTHIVTEEGIANLLMCRDKDEREQAIRGVAGYTEVGRGRDRKTVERLRERGVIRRPEDLGIDPLDADRRWLAARSIKDLVHWSGGLYAPPARFRNW